A window of Campylobacter pinnipediorum subsp. pinnipediorum contains these coding sequences:
- the rho gene encoding transcription termination factor Rho: protein MENNSKETKDNKETQEKTQKTTKKHQNTRTHIPVDGHKIEELRMLDLESLVQIALNLGVENPREFRRQDLMFEILKTQTKQGGFILFTGILEITNEGYGFLRSVDVNLSDSSNDAYVSNSQIRKFALRVGDIVTGQVREPKDQEKYYALLKIEAVNYLSLAEAKERALFDNLTPLFPTQKLHLEYEPLKLTGRVLDLFTPIGKGQRGLIVAPPRSGKTELMKELAHGIAKNHPESHLMVLLVDERPEEVTDMQRCVKGEVFSSTFDLPALNHVRVAELVIEKAKRMVEMGKDVIILLDSITRLARAYNTVTPPSGKVLTGGVDANALHKPKRFFGAARNIEHGGSLTIVATALIDTGSRMDEVIFEEFKGTGNSEIVLDRNISDRRIYPAINVLKSGTRKEELLQKPDELQKIWAIRTAIASMDDVEALKFLYAKMLKTKDNIELLSILND, encoded by the coding sequence ATGGAAAATAACTCAAAAGAAACCAAAGACAATAAAGAAACTCAGGAAAAAACACAAAAAACAACAAAAAAACATCAAAACACAAGAACACATATACCAGTTGATGGACACAAGATAGAAGAGCTTAGAATGCTTGATCTTGAAAGCTTAGTTCAAATAGCTTTAAATTTAGGTGTTGAAAATCCAAGAGAATTTCGTAGACAAGATTTAATGTTTGAAATCTTAAAAACCCAAACAAAACAGGGTGGTTTTATACTTTTTACAGGTATTTTGGAGATTACAAATGAAGGTTATGGATTTTTAAGATCCGTTGATGTAAACCTAAGTGATAGTTCAAATGATGCATATGTATCAAATTCTCAGATTAGAAAATTTGCACTTCGTGTAGGAGATATAGTAACAGGTCAGGTTAGAGAACCAAAAGACCAAGAAAAATATTATGCATTGCTTAAAATAGAAGCTGTTAATTATCTATCTTTAGCGGAAGCAAAAGAGCGTGCTTTATTTGATAACTTAACTCCGCTTTTTCCGACACAAAAGCTGCATTTAGAATACGAACCATTAAAACTAACCGGTAGGGTTTTAGACCTTTTTACTCCTATAGGTAAAGGGCAAAGAGGACTTATTGTTGCTCCTCCAAGAAGTGGTAAAACAGAGCTTATGAAAGAATTAGCTCACGGTATAGCCAAAAATCACCCAGAGTCTCATCTTATGGTGCTTTTGGTTGATGAAAGACCAGAAGAAGTTACTGATATGCAACGTTGTGTTAAAGGCGAAGTATTTAGTTCTACTTTTGATTTGCCAGCACTAAATCACGTAAGGGTAGCTGAACTTGTTATAGAAAAAGCTAAGCGTATGGTTGAAATGGGTAAAGATGTTATTATATTACTTGATAGTATCACAAGACTTGCAAGAGCCTATAATACCGTTACTCCGCCAAGTGGAAAAGTTTTAACCGGTGGTGTTGATGCAAATGCCTTACATAAACCAAAAAGATTTTTTGGTGCCGCTAGAAATATAGAACACGGCGGCAGCTTAACAATAGTCGCAACCGCTCTTATAGATACAGGCTCAAGAATGGATGAAGTAATTTTTGAAGAGTTTAAAGGCACAGGAAATAGCGAAATAGTCCTTGATAGAAATATATCTGATAGAAGAATTTATCCAGCTATAAATGTATTAAAATCAGGAACTAGAAAAGAAGAGCTACTTCAAAAGCCTGATGAACTTCAAAAAATATGGGCTATAAGAACAGCAATTGCATCTATGGATGATGTTGAAGCTCTTAAATTTTTATATGCAAAAATGCTTAAAACAAAAGACAATATAGAGCTATTATCTATATTAAACGATTAG
- the epsC gene encoding serine O-acetyltransferase EpsC, which yields MKFFNELKELVAVVKEKDPSMKSSCFFEVLVNSPGIHAIVFHRMAHFLYKNNMSFLSRFLCQISRFLTGIEIHPGAKIGKRLFIDHGMGVVIGETAEVGDDVTLYHQVTLGGTGKESLKRHPNIGNGVVVSTGAKILGAINIGANSKIGANSVVLKDIPENSTVVGIPARVVRISGKSIYPEYNI from the coding sequence TTGAAGTTTTTTAATGAATTAAAAGAATTGGTTGCTGTTGTAAAAGAGAAAGATCCCTCTATGAAAAGCTCTTGTTTTTTTGAAGTATTAGTAAACTCACCAGGCATACATGCTATTGTTTTTCATAGAATGGCACATTTTTTATATAAAAACAATATGAGCTTTCTTTCAAGATTCTTATGCCAAATTTCAAGATTTTTAACCGGTATTGAAATCCATCCTGGTGCAAAGATAGGAAAAAGACTATTTATAGACCATGGAATGGGTGTTGTCATAGGTGAGACAGCGGAGGTTGGTGATGATGTTACTCTTTATCACCAAGTTACTTTGGGCGGCACAGGAAAAGAGTCTTTAAAGCGCCATCCAAATATTGGCAACGGTGTTGTTGTATCAACTGGTGCAAAGATTTTAGGTGCTATTAATATAGGTGCAAACTCGAAGATAGGTGCAAACTCTGTTGTATTAAAAGATATCCCAGAAAACTCAACAGTAGTTGGTATACCGGCTAGGGTTGTTAGAATTTCTGGAAAAAGCATATATCCAGAATATAATATTTAG